From the genome of Oxyura jamaicensis isolate SHBP4307 breed ruddy duck chromosome 2, BPBGC_Ojam_1.0, whole genome shotgun sequence, one region includes:
- the ZNF438 gene encoding zinc finger protein 438 isoform X2, whose amino-acid sequence MQNPLTFSADKHKSTSDILQSFQKKSQFRTIAPKMVPKILTSGVVSCLQSPVPEQNPPKISAAGSKPLMVPAQNYAVMQVAGHEGTFSLLALPYVTPAVTQPMQPSNMALPENLKLPIPRYQSVRNKLLSDKKTAHVSVSGTQNKIPTKAQVSSQTSPMTTPAEDCPETRSSSDSSEQVMLSDRDSSEITAATLLNENNSVESGSPLVNKKSAANNVSGPPIVKDSLSKPASSSNPMKLSLHSVKTAPDTTRESFILSENLKEKPTNTANSVTVLAPAVFGSPIQMTPSTPKGKLPILPYSRMKNPVFCKSKQSTAVMDVSSPLIRSDCEKTPASVKTFHIPSKGSDKRLALPFTQAPRQSIRENTFSPSSKVDVDSLKKLNGTPSKRRGRKRRAPDDLLAFQTKRRKCIVNKLREGRERVKADLQPPEDKKAEAVKKYRSIRPKPVVVVQAITPLTSAAVVEAKSPERLGQDTVLNSSLASKYLSYKHNDATSVKSIDLGRNVYSAVPKPWHRCHVCNHSFQFKHHLQDHMNTHTNKRPYSCRICRKAYIHSGSLSTHMKLHHNEGKPKKLVCCEFCAKVFGHAKVYFGHLREVHRVVISTEPSSSEQQLQDALKSRDTNIKEAEEATERGNKCNLEDLFHNPGEVKLQIRCGRCQFIAQSFAEMKFHLLCSHGEEIQGRVKEGVLQGSKGAKGELIRHATHFWKQRNERRHLAKCNAREEEFYAFPKLKRQIYFHHQNNDDMLSKSEVTQSGSSEAAKETQNVGCGTPSKKIEIWSKAGYNCILCKQLFGRKEDLCDHWQSHHNCEDPSILWTIFSLVSKQGIIELSNNG is encoded by the exons ATGCAGAATCCTTTAACTTTTTCTGCAG aTAAACACAAATCCACTTCGGATATACTGCaaagttttcagaagaaaagtcaGTTTAGGACCATCGCTCCCAAAATGGTACCAAAAATTTTAACATCTGGAGTGGTTTCTTGCCTCCAGTCACCAGTGCCtgaacaaaacccaccaaaaatTTCAGCTGCAGGTTCTAAACCTCTGATGGTGCCAGCTCAAAACTACGCCGTCATGCAGGTTGCTGGTCACGAGGggactttttctcttttggcctTGCCGTACGTTACCCCCGCCGTAACGCAGCCAATGCAGCCATCAAACATGGCCCTTCCTGAAAACCTAAAGCTGCCTATCCCGAGGTACCAGTCTGTGAGAAATAAATTGCTGAGTGACAAAAAAACAGCTCACGTCTCTGTTTCGGGTACCCAGAACAAGATTCCTACCAAAGCACAGGTCTCATCGCAGACTTCCCCCATGACTACCCCAGCTGAAGACTGTCCTGAAACTCGTTCTAGTTCAGATTCATCAGAGCAAGTGATGCTATCAGACCGTGATTCATCTGAAATTACAGCTGCCACAttactaaatgaaaataattccgTGGAATCTGGATCTCCTTTGGTGAACAAAAAATCTGCTGCCAATAACGTTTCTGGACCACCTATAGTTAAAGACTCTTTGAGCAAGCCAGCGAGTTCAAGTAATCCCATGAAACTTAGTCTGCACTCCGTGAAGACGGCACCTGACACCACAAGGGAGTCATTCATTTTGTCTGAGAACCTAAAGGAAAAACCCACAAATACTGCAAATTCTGTTACTGTCCTTGCACCAGCAGTTTTTGGCAGTCCGATACAGATGACTCCATCGACACCAAAAGGAAAACTTCCTATTTTGCCTTACTCAAGAATGAAAAATCCAGTGTTTTGTAAATCTAAGCAGAGTACTGCTGTTATGGATGTATCCAGCCCTTTGATAAGATCTGACTGTGAAAAGACACCAGCTTCGGTGAAAACCTTTCATATTCCTTCTAAAGGATCTGATAAACGATTAGCTCTACCATTTACACAAGCCCCCAGACAAAGCATTCGAGAAAATACTTTCTCTCCATCCAGCAAAGTGGATGTTGACAGCCTTAAAAAATTGAATGGTACACCCTCGAAAAGAAGAGGCAGGAAGAGAAGAGCCCCAGATGATTTATTGGCCTTTCAGACCAAGCGAAGGAAATGCATTGTTAATAAACTTcgagaaggaagagagagggtGAAAGCTGATCTTCAGCCACCTGAAGATAAAAAAGCAGAGGCGGTGAAAAAATACCGTAGTATTAGACCAAAACCGGTGGTGGTTGTGCAGGCTATCACACCACTGACCTCTGCAGCCGTAGTAGAGGCAAAGTCTCCTGAGCGTTTAGGGCAAGATACTGTTTTAAACAGTTCACTTGCCAGTAAATATTTAAGCTACAAGCATAATGACGCTACATCGGTTAAATCAATTGATTTAGGTAGAAATGTGTACTCAGCTGTACCTAAGCCGTGGCATAGATGTCACGTTTGTAACCATAGCTTCCAGTTCAAACACCACCTTCAGGACCACATGAACACGCACACAAACAAACGGCCTTACAGCTGCCGAATTTGCCGGAAGGCGTATATTCATTCTGGAAGCCTGAGCACGCACATGAAACTTCACCACAACGAAGGCAAGCCCAAAAAGCTTGTGTGTTGTGAATTCTGTGCTAAAGTTTTTGGCCATGCAAAGGTCTATTTTGGTCACCTAAGGGAAGTACACAGGGTTGTTATCAGCACCGAGCCCTCCAGTAGTGAGCAACAGCTGCAAGATGCTCTGAAGAGCAGAGACACAAATATAAAGGAGGCAGAAGAAGCAACAGAAAG gggaAACAAGTGCAATTTGGAAGACCTGTTCCATAATCCCGGAGAGGTTAAATTGCAGATCAGATGTGGTCGGTGCCAGTTCATCGCACAGTCTTTTGCTGAAATGAAGTTTCATTTATTGTGTTCTCATGGAGAAGAGATCCAGGGAAGAGTAAAGGAAGGGGTTTTGCAAGGAAGTAAAGGAGCTAAGGGGGAACTCATCAGACATGCAACACACTTCTGGAAACAGCGCAATGAAAGAAGACATTTAGCAAAATGCAATGCCCGTGAGGAGGAGTTTTATGCTTTTCCAAAACTGAAAAGACAGATATACTTTCACCATCAGAATAATGATGATATGTTATCTAAAAGTGAAGTGACTCAGTCAGGAAGCAGTGAAGCAGCCAAGGAGACGCAAAATGTAGGTTGTGGTACACCAAGCAAAAAGATTGAAATTTGGTCTAAAGCTGGATATAACTGCATTTTGTGCAAACAGTTatttggaaggaaagaggatCTTTGTGATCATTGGCAGAGTCATCATAACTGTGAAGACCCTTCTATTTTATGGACAATCTTTAGTTTGGTCTCAAAACAAGGAATTATCGAACTTTCCAATAATGGTTAA
- the ZNF438 gene encoding zinc finger protein 438 isoform X1, with translation MLGQPKQETCAGKTVSTDKHKSTSDILQSFQKKSQFRTIAPKMVPKILTSGVVSCLQSPVPEQNPPKISAAGSKPLMVPAQNYAVMQVAGHEGTFSLLALPYVTPAVTQPMQPSNMALPENLKLPIPRYQSVRNKLLSDKKTAHVSVSGTQNKIPTKAQVSSQTSPMTTPAEDCPETRSSSDSSEQVMLSDRDSSEITAATLLNENNSVESGSPLVNKKSAANNVSGPPIVKDSLSKPASSSNPMKLSLHSVKTAPDTTRESFILSENLKEKPTNTANSVTVLAPAVFGSPIQMTPSTPKGKLPILPYSRMKNPVFCKSKQSTAVMDVSSPLIRSDCEKTPASVKTFHIPSKGSDKRLALPFTQAPRQSIRENTFSPSSKVDVDSLKKLNGTPSKRRGRKRRAPDDLLAFQTKRRKCIVNKLREGRERVKADLQPPEDKKAEAVKKYRSIRPKPVVVVQAITPLTSAAVVEAKSPERLGQDTVLNSSLASKYLSYKHNDATSVKSIDLGRNVYSAVPKPWHRCHVCNHSFQFKHHLQDHMNTHTNKRPYSCRICRKAYIHSGSLSTHMKLHHNEGKPKKLVCCEFCAKVFGHAKVYFGHLREVHRVVISTEPSSSEQQLQDALKSRDTNIKEAEEATERGNKCNLEDLFHNPGEVKLQIRCGRCQFIAQSFAEMKFHLLCSHGEEIQGRVKEGVLQGSKGAKGELIRHATHFWKQRNERRHLAKCNAREEEFYAFPKLKRQIYFHHQNNDDMLSKSEVTQSGSSEAAKETQNVGCGTPSKKIEIWSKAGYNCILCKQLFGRKEDLCDHWQSHHNCEDPSILWTIFSLVSKQGIIELSNNG, from the exons ATGCTGGGTCAGCCAAAACAAGAAACTTGTGCTGGAAAGACAGTATCCACAG aTAAACACAAATCCACTTCGGATATACTGCaaagttttcagaagaaaagtcaGTTTAGGACCATCGCTCCCAAAATGGTACCAAAAATTTTAACATCTGGAGTGGTTTCTTGCCTCCAGTCACCAGTGCCtgaacaaaacccaccaaaaatTTCAGCTGCAGGTTCTAAACCTCTGATGGTGCCAGCTCAAAACTACGCCGTCATGCAGGTTGCTGGTCACGAGGggactttttctcttttggcctTGCCGTACGTTACCCCCGCCGTAACGCAGCCAATGCAGCCATCAAACATGGCCCTTCCTGAAAACCTAAAGCTGCCTATCCCGAGGTACCAGTCTGTGAGAAATAAATTGCTGAGTGACAAAAAAACAGCTCACGTCTCTGTTTCGGGTACCCAGAACAAGATTCCTACCAAAGCACAGGTCTCATCGCAGACTTCCCCCATGACTACCCCAGCTGAAGACTGTCCTGAAACTCGTTCTAGTTCAGATTCATCAGAGCAAGTGATGCTATCAGACCGTGATTCATCTGAAATTACAGCTGCCACAttactaaatgaaaataattccgTGGAATCTGGATCTCCTTTGGTGAACAAAAAATCTGCTGCCAATAACGTTTCTGGACCACCTATAGTTAAAGACTCTTTGAGCAAGCCAGCGAGTTCAAGTAATCCCATGAAACTTAGTCTGCACTCCGTGAAGACGGCACCTGACACCACAAGGGAGTCATTCATTTTGTCTGAGAACCTAAAGGAAAAACCCACAAATACTGCAAATTCTGTTACTGTCCTTGCACCAGCAGTTTTTGGCAGTCCGATACAGATGACTCCATCGACACCAAAAGGAAAACTTCCTATTTTGCCTTACTCAAGAATGAAAAATCCAGTGTTTTGTAAATCTAAGCAGAGTACTGCTGTTATGGATGTATCCAGCCCTTTGATAAGATCTGACTGTGAAAAGACACCAGCTTCGGTGAAAACCTTTCATATTCCTTCTAAAGGATCTGATAAACGATTAGCTCTACCATTTACACAAGCCCCCAGACAAAGCATTCGAGAAAATACTTTCTCTCCATCCAGCAAAGTGGATGTTGACAGCCTTAAAAAATTGAATGGTACACCCTCGAAAAGAAGAGGCAGGAAGAGAAGAGCCCCAGATGATTTATTGGCCTTTCAGACCAAGCGAAGGAAATGCATTGTTAATAAACTTcgagaaggaagagagagggtGAAAGCTGATCTTCAGCCACCTGAAGATAAAAAAGCAGAGGCGGTGAAAAAATACCGTAGTATTAGACCAAAACCGGTGGTGGTTGTGCAGGCTATCACACCACTGACCTCTGCAGCCGTAGTAGAGGCAAAGTCTCCTGAGCGTTTAGGGCAAGATACTGTTTTAAACAGTTCACTTGCCAGTAAATATTTAAGCTACAAGCATAATGACGCTACATCGGTTAAATCAATTGATTTAGGTAGAAATGTGTACTCAGCTGTACCTAAGCCGTGGCATAGATGTCACGTTTGTAACCATAGCTTCCAGTTCAAACACCACCTTCAGGACCACATGAACACGCACACAAACAAACGGCCTTACAGCTGCCGAATTTGCCGGAAGGCGTATATTCATTCTGGAAGCCTGAGCACGCACATGAAACTTCACCACAACGAAGGCAAGCCCAAAAAGCTTGTGTGTTGTGAATTCTGTGCTAAAGTTTTTGGCCATGCAAAGGTCTATTTTGGTCACCTAAGGGAAGTACACAGGGTTGTTATCAGCACCGAGCCCTCCAGTAGTGAGCAACAGCTGCAAGATGCTCTGAAGAGCAGAGACACAAATATAAAGGAGGCAGAAGAAGCAACAGAAAG gggaAACAAGTGCAATTTGGAAGACCTGTTCCATAATCCCGGAGAGGTTAAATTGCAGATCAGATGTGGTCGGTGCCAGTTCATCGCACAGTCTTTTGCTGAAATGAAGTTTCATTTATTGTGTTCTCATGGAGAAGAGATCCAGGGAAGAGTAAAGGAAGGGGTTTTGCAAGGAAGTAAAGGAGCTAAGGGGGAACTCATCAGACATGCAACACACTTCTGGAAACAGCGCAATGAAAGAAGACATTTAGCAAAATGCAATGCCCGTGAGGAGGAGTTTTATGCTTTTCCAAAACTGAAAAGACAGATATACTTTCACCATCAGAATAATGATGATATGTTATCTAAAAGTGAAGTGACTCAGTCAGGAAGCAGTGAAGCAGCCAAGGAGACGCAAAATGTAGGTTGTGGTACACCAAGCAAAAAGATTGAAATTTGGTCTAAAGCTGGATATAACTGCATTTTGTGCAAACAGTTatttggaaggaaagaggatCTTTGTGATCATTGGCAGAGTCATCATAACTGTGAAGACCCTTCTATTTTATGGACAATCTTTAGTTTGGTCTCAAAACAAGGAATTATCGAACTTTCCAATAATGGTTAA
- the ZNF438 gene encoding zinc finger protein 438 isoform X3 yields the protein MVPKILTSGVVSCLQSPVPEQNPPKISAAGSKPLMVPAQNYAVMQVAGHEGTFSLLALPYVTPAVTQPMQPSNMALPENLKLPIPRYQSVRNKLLSDKKTAHVSVSGTQNKIPTKAQVSSQTSPMTTPAEDCPETRSSSDSSEQVMLSDRDSSEITAATLLNENNSVESGSPLVNKKSAANNVSGPPIVKDSLSKPASSSNPMKLSLHSVKTAPDTTRESFILSENLKEKPTNTANSVTVLAPAVFGSPIQMTPSTPKGKLPILPYSRMKNPVFCKSKQSTAVMDVSSPLIRSDCEKTPASVKTFHIPSKGSDKRLALPFTQAPRQSIRENTFSPSSKVDVDSLKKLNGTPSKRRGRKRRAPDDLLAFQTKRRKCIVNKLREGRERVKADLQPPEDKKAEAVKKYRSIRPKPVVVVQAITPLTSAAVVEAKSPERLGQDTVLNSSLASKYLSYKHNDATSVKSIDLGRNVYSAVPKPWHRCHVCNHSFQFKHHLQDHMNTHTNKRPYSCRICRKAYIHSGSLSTHMKLHHNEGKPKKLVCCEFCAKVFGHAKVYFGHLREVHRVVISTEPSSSEQQLQDALKSRDTNIKEAEEATERGNKCNLEDLFHNPGEVKLQIRCGRCQFIAQSFAEMKFHLLCSHGEEIQGRVKEGVLQGSKGAKGELIRHATHFWKQRNERRHLAKCNAREEEFYAFPKLKRQIYFHHQNNDDMLSKSEVTQSGSSEAAKETQNVGCGTPSKKIEIWSKAGYNCILCKQLFGRKEDLCDHWQSHHNCEDPSILWTIFSLVSKQGIIELSNNG from the exons ATGGTACCAAAAATTTTAACATCTGGAGTGGTTTCTTGCCTCCAGTCACCAGTGCCtgaacaaaacccaccaaaaatTTCAGCTGCAGGTTCTAAACCTCTGATGGTGCCAGCTCAAAACTACGCCGTCATGCAGGTTGCTGGTCACGAGGggactttttctcttttggcctTGCCGTACGTTACCCCCGCCGTAACGCAGCCAATGCAGCCATCAAACATGGCCCTTCCTGAAAACCTAAAGCTGCCTATCCCGAGGTACCAGTCTGTGAGAAATAAATTGCTGAGTGACAAAAAAACAGCTCACGTCTCTGTTTCGGGTACCCAGAACAAGATTCCTACCAAAGCACAGGTCTCATCGCAGACTTCCCCCATGACTACCCCAGCTGAAGACTGTCCTGAAACTCGTTCTAGTTCAGATTCATCAGAGCAAGTGATGCTATCAGACCGTGATTCATCTGAAATTACAGCTGCCACAttactaaatgaaaataattccgTGGAATCTGGATCTCCTTTGGTGAACAAAAAATCTGCTGCCAATAACGTTTCTGGACCACCTATAGTTAAAGACTCTTTGAGCAAGCCAGCGAGTTCAAGTAATCCCATGAAACTTAGTCTGCACTCCGTGAAGACGGCACCTGACACCACAAGGGAGTCATTCATTTTGTCTGAGAACCTAAAGGAAAAACCCACAAATACTGCAAATTCTGTTACTGTCCTTGCACCAGCAGTTTTTGGCAGTCCGATACAGATGACTCCATCGACACCAAAAGGAAAACTTCCTATTTTGCCTTACTCAAGAATGAAAAATCCAGTGTTTTGTAAATCTAAGCAGAGTACTGCTGTTATGGATGTATCCAGCCCTTTGATAAGATCTGACTGTGAAAAGACACCAGCTTCGGTGAAAACCTTTCATATTCCTTCTAAAGGATCTGATAAACGATTAGCTCTACCATTTACACAAGCCCCCAGACAAAGCATTCGAGAAAATACTTTCTCTCCATCCAGCAAAGTGGATGTTGACAGCCTTAAAAAATTGAATGGTACACCCTCGAAAAGAAGAGGCAGGAAGAGAAGAGCCCCAGATGATTTATTGGCCTTTCAGACCAAGCGAAGGAAATGCATTGTTAATAAACTTcgagaaggaagagagagggtGAAAGCTGATCTTCAGCCACCTGAAGATAAAAAAGCAGAGGCGGTGAAAAAATACCGTAGTATTAGACCAAAACCGGTGGTGGTTGTGCAGGCTATCACACCACTGACCTCTGCAGCCGTAGTAGAGGCAAAGTCTCCTGAGCGTTTAGGGCAAGATACTGTTTTAAACAGTTCACTTGCCAGTAAATATTTAAGCTACAAGCATAATGACGCTACATCGGTTAAATCAATTGATTTAGGTAGAAATGTGTACTCAGCTGTACCTAAGCCGTGGCATAGATGTCACGTTTGTAACCATAGCTTCCAGTTCAAACACCACCTTCAGGACCACATGAACACGCACACAAACAAACGGCCTTACAGCTGCCGAATTTGCCGGAAGGCGTATATTCATTCTGGAAGCCTGAGCACGCACATGAAACTTCACCACAACGAAGGCAAGCCCAAAAAGCTTGTGTGTTGTGAATTCTGTGCTAAAGTTTTTGGCCATGCAAAGGTCTATTTTGGTCACCTAAGGGAAGTACACAGGGTTGTTATCAGCACCGAGCCCTCCAGTAGTGAGCAACAGCTGCAAGATGCTCTGAAGAGCAGAGACACAAATATAAAGGAGGCAGAAGAAGCAACAGAAAG gggaAACAAGTGCAATTTGGAAGACCTGTTCCATAATCCCGGAGAGGTTAAATTGCAGATCAGATGTGGTCGGTGCCAGTTCATCGCACAGTCTTTTGCTGAAATGAAGTTTCATTTATTGTGTTCTCATGGAGAAGAGATCCAGGGAAGAGTAAAGGAAGGGGTTTTGCAAGGAAGTAAAGGAGCTAAGGGGGAACTCATCAGACATGCAACACACTTCTGGAAACAGCGCAATGAAAGAAGACATTTAGCAAAATGCAATGCCCGTGAGGAGGAGTTTTATGCTTTTCCAAAACTGAAAAGACAGATATACTTTCACCATCAGAATAATGATGATATGTTATCTAAAAGTGAAGTGACTCAGTCAGGAAGCAGTGAAGCAGCCAAGGAGACGCAAAATGTAGGTTGTGGTACACCAAGCAAAAAGATTGAAATTTGGTCTAAAGCTGGATATAACTGCATTTTGTGCAAACAGTTatttggaaggaaagaggatCTTTGTGATCATTGGCAGAGTCATCATAACTGTGAAGACCCTTCTATTTTATGGACAATCTTTAGTTTGGTCTCAAAACAAGGAATTATCGAACTTTCCAATAATGGTTAA